The following are encoded in a window of Telmatobacter sp. DSM 110680 genomic DNA:
- a CDS encoding 3-hydroxyacyl-CoA dehydrogenase NAD-binding domain-containing protein produces MSSIASATTPVHRFAAQPLLVRRAAVLGAGTMGSRIAAHLANAGIPSLLLDMVPAGDGSRNRLAESALAALAKSKPAAFYESSLSSMVTVGNFEDDLPKLKQCDWVIEVVAENLEIKRTLLDRVLPHLSPDAVLSSNTSGLPIAKIAAGLQSHRDRFFGTHFFNPPRYMQLLEIIPTAESDPALVAAFATFADRALGKQVVFANDTPNFIGNRIGVFVMFLASTLMLEQGLTIEEVDALTGPALGFPRTGTFRLADMVGIDILAHVAANFPQGVTPGGFSQKLQEIVKLGWLGDKSGQGFYKKTRVTDGKDQRMVLDLDKFEYRPSAKPALPSLDIAKNANTVQERIKLLLANDPKKDKAARFLWPFLASLWNFAADRIGDASNDAPSIDQAMRAGFNWELGPFELWDAAGVRESVARMRDLTIPVSPAVEGLLDSALASTAVSWYSPDGPQCYNPVSGAWEPIPQQPGHARVADYRRTNGIVRSNAGASLVDIGDGIGCIELHSLKNAIGGDVVAMITSVLNPTSDAVKNFRGFVISGDRDRFSVGANLMQLLLGAQEGDWEEVEGAIRAFQQMSMSIKFCPRPVVVAPFNLTLGGGAEISLHAARRQPHAETYIGLVETGIGLIPGGGGTKEMLLRAVDAAAALAPPDPKDPPSRFAQSAEMNSALKRTLETIAMAKVSTSALEARALGLLLPADSITLNRERLLLDAKEQAIALAEGGYTAPQPRVIPAPGTASLAVLNTGVFLMGEAGFASEHDMKVARWVAYILCGGKVTAGSLVTEQYLLDLEREAFLSLCGERKTQERVAYTLKTGKPLRN; encoded by the coding sequence GCGGTCCTGGGCGCCGGAACCATGGGCTCTCGCATCGCCGCGCACCTCGCCAATGCCGGGATCCCTTCGTTGCTGCTCGACATGGTTCCGGCCGGAGACGGATCGCGCAATAGGCTCGCCGAATCAGCGCTCGCTGCGTTGGCCAAATCTAAGCCCGCAGCTTTCTATGAATCGTCGCTGTCATCAATGGTGACGGTCGGAAACTTCGAAGACGACTTGCCGAAGCTGAAGCAGTGCGACTGGGTCATCGAAGTTGTCGCTGAAAATCTTGAGATCAAGCGGACGCTCCTCGATCGTGTACTGCCTCACCTGTCTCCTGACGCTGTGCTCTCCAGCAATACGTCGGGCTTGCCAATTGCAAAGATCGCCGCCGGTCTCCAATCGCATCGCGATCGCTTCTTCGGAACGCACTTCTTCAATCCGCCTCGCTACATGCAACTGCTGGAGATCATTCCCACGGCGGAGAGTGATCCAGCGTTGGTCGCTGCTTTTGCGACTTTCGCTGACCGCGCGCTCGGCAAGCAGGTCGTATTCGCCAACGACACCCCTAATTTCATCGGAAATCGCATCGGCGTTTTCGTGATGTTTTTAGCGTCAACCCTCATGCTGGAGCAAGGCCTCACCATTGAAGAAGTCGACGCGCTCACTGGTCCGGCGCTGGGCTTTCCGCGTACTGGCACATTTCGCCTCGCTGACATGGTGGGTATCGACATCCTCGCCCATGTCGCAGCGAACTTTCCACAGGGGGTCACGCCGGGAGGATTCTCTCAGAAACTGCAGGAGATCGTTAAGCTCGGCTGGCTGGGCGACAAATCCGGCCAGGGTTTCTACAAAAAAACGCGCGTCACGGATGGCAAAGACCAAAGGATGGTCCTCGACCTGGACAAGTTCGAATATCGCCCCTCCGCAAAGCCAGCGTTGCCGTCGCTCGATATCGCGAAGAATGCCAATACCGTGCAGGAACGCATAAAGCTACTGCTGGCCAACGATCCCAAAAAAGACAAGGCCGCCAGATTCCTATGGCCGTTCCTCGCGTCGCTCTGGAACTTCGCCGCGGACCGCATCGGAGATGCCTCCAACGACGCCCCCTCGATCGATCAGGCGATGCGCGCAGGCTTTAACTGGGAACTCGGTCCATTCGAACTCTGGGATGCCGCCGGCGTCCGCGAGTCCGTCGCCCGCATGCGCGACCTGACTATTCCAGTCAGCCCAGCCGTGGAGGGTTTGCTTGATTCTGCTCTGGCATCTACTGCCGTCTCCTGGTATTCGCCCGATGGCCCGCAGTGCTACAACCCGGTCAGCGGCGCCTGGGAGCCCATCCCACAGCAGCCCGGGCATGCCCGCGTTGCCGACTACCGCCGGACGAACGGAATAGTGCGAAGCAATGCCGGCGCATCGCTCGTCGACATCGGCGACGGCATCGGATGTATCGAACTGCACTCGCTGAAAAACGCTATCGGCGGCGACGTCGTAGCGATGATCACCTCCGTCTTGAATCCCACTTCCGACGCCGTCAAAAACTTCCGCGGCTTCGTGATCAGCGGCGATCGCGACCGCTTCAGCGTAGGCGCCAACCTGATGCAATTGCTCCTCGGCGCGCAAGAGGGCGACTGGGAAGAAGTGGAAGGAGCTATTCGCGCCTTCCAGCAGATGTCGATGTCCATCAAGTTTTGCCCGCGTCCCGTCGTCGTAGCGCCATTCAATCTCACCCTCGGCGGGGGCGCAGAAATCTCTCTCCACGCCGCGCGCCGCCAGCCCCATGCCGAGACCTACATCGGCCTGGTCGAAACCGGCATCGGCCTCATCCCCGGCGGTGGCGGGACCAAGGAGATGCTGTTGCGCGCCGTTGATGCGGCTGCCGCGCTCGCGCCTCCCGACCCCAAAGACCCGCCCTCCCGCTTCGCACAGTCGGCCGAGATGAACTCCGCGCTCAAACGCACCCTTGAAACCATTGCGATGGCCAAGGTTTCCACCTCCGCACTCGAGGCACGCGCACTCGGCCTCCTGTTGCCCGCCGACAGCATCACCCTTAATCGCGAGCGTCTCCTGCTCGACGCAAAGGAACAGGCCATCGCCCTCGCTGAAGGTGGATACACCGCTCCGCAGCCGCGCGTTATTCCCGCTCCCGGCACAGCATCTCTCGCCGTCCTCAATACCGGAGTCTTTCTCATGGGCGAAGCCGGCTTCGCTTCGGAACACGACATGAAGGTAGCCCGCTGGGTGGCCTACATCCTCTGCGGCGGCAAGGTTACCGCCGGCTCGCTCGTCACTGAGCAATATCTGCTGGACCTCGAGCGCGAAGCATTCCTCTCCTTGTGCGGCGAGCGCAAGACGCAGGAACGCGTCGCGTATACACTTAAGACCGGCAAACCACTGCGCAATTAA
- a CDS encoding acetyl-CoA C-acyltransferase, which yields MPEAVLVSAVRTPVGRAPKGALSTTRPDDLAAAALINALERIPALDKSEVEDVILGCAQQEGESGWNMARMTALRAQLPIDVPGMTVNRLCASGLEAIAQADMRIRSGMQRVVIAGGAETMSMLPMGGIKPRPNPWLSENYPAALLTMGLTAERVAKHYSISREDADAFSLASHQKAVAAQAAGKFTEELVPINVTNTTPSARAGKPDSSDSVFSADEGPRADTTAQALAALKPVFHAKGTVTAGNSSQTSDGAAAAVLMDSARASELGIQPLARLVAYAVAGCLPEEMGMGPLYAVPKALKKAGLKLDDIDLIEFNEAFAAQALAVIRELGFDPAKVNVNGGAIALGHPLGCTGAKLTATLLSEMKCRNARYGMVTMCVGGGQGAAGIFERLN from the coding sequence ATGCCCGAAGCCGTACTCGTCAGCGCCGTCCGTACGCCCGTTGGCCGCGCCCCCAAAGGTGCTCTCTCCACCACCCGCCCCGACGATCTGGCCGCCGCCGCCCTGATCAATGCTCTTGAGCGCATTCCAGCCCTCGATAAATCCGAAGTCGAAGACGTGATCCTCGGCTGCGCCCAGCAGGAAGGCGAGTCAGGCTGGAACATGGCACGCATGACGGCTCTTCGAGCCCAACTCCCTATCGATGTCCCCGGCATGACCGTCAACCGCCTCTGCGCCTCCGGTCTTGAGGCCATCGCCCAGGCCGATATGCGGATCCGCAGCGGTATGCAGCGCGTCGTCATCGCGGGCGGAGCAGAAACCATGAGCATGCTGCCCATGGGAGGCATCAAACCCCGCCCCAATCCCTGGCTGTCAGAGAATTATCCCGCCGCGCTGCTCACGATGGGCCTCACCGCCGAGCGCGTCGCAAAGCACTACAGCATCTCCCGCGAAGATGCAGATGCCTTCTCGCTTGCGAGTCACCAAAAAGCCGTCGCCGCACAAGCCGCCGGCAAATTCACTGAAGAGCTCGTGCCCATCAACGTCACCAATACGACCCCCAGTGCCAGGGCAGGTAAGCCCGACTCTTCCGATTCCGTCTTCTCGGCCGACGAAGGTCCCCGCGCCGACACCACGGCCCAGGCGCTCGCCGCTCTGAAGCCGGTATTTCATGCAAAGGGAACCGTCACTGCCGGTAATTCCTCGCAGACCTCCGACGGTGCTGCTGCGGCTGTTTTGATGGATTCCGCTCGCGCCAGCGAACTGGGCATTCAGCCCCTGGCCCGGCTGGTGGCCTACGCTGTAGCCGGTTGCCTGCCCGAAGAGATGGGCATGGGGCCGCTTTACGCGGTTCCCAAAGCGCTCAAAAAAGCCGGCCTCAAACTCGACGACATCGACCTCATCGAATTCAACGAAGCCTTTGCCGCCCAGGCTCTGGCCGTGATCCGCGAACTCGGCTTCGATCCAGCAAAGGTCAACGTCAATGGCGGCGCCATCGCGCTCGGACATCCTCTCGGCTGCACCGGTGCCAAACTGACTGCAACTCTACTAAGCGAGATGAAATGCCGAAACGCGCGCTACGGCATGGTGACGATGTGC